A stretch of Lactuca sativa cultivar Salinas chromosome 6, Lsat_Salinas_v11, whole genome shotgun sequence DNA encodes these proteins:
- the LOC111897729 gene encoding receptor-like protein EIX2 codes for MNPCVFIIFSLLLLLLVNATASQLEGDDRNMKKCLDKERDALLLFKAPLHDPSDTLSTWRSDQYDCCKWSGVECNNQTGHVTKLELNNFFSQGGLGGEISHSLVNLTYLNLLDLSDNSFHGTIPTFIGSLTRLRYLSLSYNSFHGAIPRSIGYLTQLRHLSFSSNSLYGTIPSHFGNLTNLQYLYLDSVGSCRVENMEWLSHLSHLEDLRMDGISLANANNWVGVISSLPKLLSLSLDGCELSQVMYPYSSFHNSSSSIEYLFLTNNNLNSSMYRWLLPLTSNKLSSLLLSGNMLDGIPKYLGNLCSLERLYIVNNSAVVKFPDFLNNLSGCTSLTLQMLITRGSQFTGSLSDEIQKFASLESLYLSDNQLNGSISEKLWELPRLQILDLSSNNLTVPSTYHLSSLSYVKVIGLMSCKIGPHFPKWIHTLKNLTSLDLSNTEISDTTPLEFWATWPSQLEYLNLSSNNISGKVPDLLSNFANLSVIDLSSNNFHGPIPNVASTLASLDLSRNKFSGGISFICQIVGGFLSFLDLSHNSLTGQLPDCLWHFKQLKIVNLGHNNLFGRLPPSVEYLINLKVLHLYKNELSGELPLSLKNCTSLNSLNLGANKFSGNVPVWIGENLTGLYVLILRSNNFIGTIPSKLCQLANLQILDLSMNNLYGTIPSCLSNLTSMVLQGFSQDIKVYRTEGGQTYVWTTYVDNAMIRWQGDEREFFNTLKLVKSIDLSSNNLAGQIPYEITNLHDLISLNLSNNDLFGDIPQKIGEMKNLLTLDLSRNNFSGQIPSSMSRMSLLNYLDMSFNNLTGRIPSSTQLQSFEPSRYDGNVGLCGPPLNKKCPEDEDLKVPPVVGESVGDGEGGDEIWGWFYIGGGTGFATGFWIACGALLVNRRGRHAFFHCYDNFKDRVYVKIVAFISNLQKARQM; via the coding sequence atgaatccttgtgtttttataattttctcaCTTCTGTTGCTCCTCCTTGTGAATGCAACTGCCAGCCAATTGGAAGGAGATGATAGAAATATGAAAAAGTGTTTGGATAAGGAGAGAGATGCTCTCCTTCTTTTCAAAGCTCCCCTTCACGACCCCTCTGATACTCTCTCTACATGGAGATCTGACCAATATGACTGCTGTAAATGGAGTGGAGTCGAGTGCAACAACCAAACTGGTCACGTCACAAAGCTTGAACTCAACAACTTCTTTTCACAGGGTGGTCTTGGAGGTGAGATTAGCCATTCCTTGGTTAACTTAACCTACTTGAATCTTCTTGATCTTTCTGACAATTCATTTCATGGAACCATTCCCACTTTCATTGGTTCTTTGACTCGATTAAGGTACCTTTCCCTTTCCTACAATTCCTTTCATGGAGCTATTCCCAGGTCCATTGGTTACTTGACCCAGTTAAGGCACCTTTCCTTTTCCAGTAACTCTCTTTATGGAACCATTCCTTCACACTTTGGAAACCTCACCAACTTGCAATACCTTTATCTTGATTCTGTTGGAAGTTGTAGAGTTGAAAACATGGAGTGGTTGTCTCATCTCTCTCATTTGGAGGATCTGAGAATGGATGGGATTTCCCTTGCGAATGCAAATAATTGGGTAGGTGTAATTTCGAGTCTCCCAAAACTGTTGAGTTTAAGTTTAGATGGATGTGAGCTGTCACAGGTCATGTATCCATATTCTTCTTTTCACAACTCTTCTTCATCTATTGAATACCTTTTTCTTACAAACAACAATCTGAACTCATCCATGTATCGCTGGTTGCTTCCATTAACCAGCAATAAGCTTAGTTCTCTTCTTCTCTCTGGCAATATGTTAGATGGGATACCCAAATACCTTGGGAACCTCTGTAGTTTGGAACGTTTGTACATCGTTAACAACTCTGCTGTTGTCAAATTTCCTGATTTTCTCAACAACTTGTCTGGATGCACGTCCTTGACCTTACAAATGTTGATTACTCGAGGTAGCCAATTTACAGGGTCACTGTCCGATGAGATCCAGAAGTTTGCATCCCTAGAATCTCTGTACCTATCTGATAATCAGTTAAATGGAAGTATAAGTGAGAAACTGTGGGAACTACCCAGGCTCCAAATTCTTGACCTTTCTTCTAATAATCTTACAGTTCCTTCCACATATCACTTGTCAAGCCTTTCTTATGTAAAGGTTATTGGTCTGATGTCTTGTAAGATAGGGCCTCACTTCCCAAAATGGATTCATACACTCAAAAATCTTACCAGTCTTGATCTTTCCAATACTGAAATTTCAGACACAACTCCTCTCGAGTTTTGGGCCACATGGCCTTCTCAATTAGAATATCTGAATCTCTCTTCCAACAACATTAGTGGGAAAGTACCAGATTTATTATCAAATTTTGCCAACCTTTCTGTGATAGATTTGAGTTCCAACAACTTTCATGGTCCAATACCAAATGTTGCTTCCACTTTGGCATCATTAGATCTTTCCAGAAACAAGTTTTCTGGGGGAATCTCGTTTATATGCCAGATTGTTGGTGGGTTCTTGTCATTTCTTGACCTCTCTCATAACTCATTAACTGGACAACTCCCCGACTGTTTGTGGCATTTCAAACAACTAAAAATTGTTAATCTGGGGCACAACAATCTCTTTGGAAGGCTTCCTCCCTCTGTTGAATATCTGATCAATCTCAAGGTATTGCATTTATACAAGAATGAATTATCTGGCGAATTGCCTTTGTCATTAAAGAATTGCACGAGTTTAAACTCGTTGAATTTGGGAGCCAACAAGTTCTCTGGTAATGTGCCTGTCTGGATTGGGGAAAACTTAACAGGATTGTATGTTCTTATCCTAAGATCAAACAACTTCATTGGAACCATCCCTTCAAAATTATGTCAATTAGCAAATCTTCAAATTCTAGACTTGTCAATGAACAATCTCTATGGAACCATACCCTCGTGTTTGAGTAATCTTACGAGCATGGTTCTACAAGGATTCTCACAAGATATAAAGGTATATAGAACTGAAGGAGGTCAAACATATGTTTGGACGACATATGTTGACAATGCGATGATTAGGTGGCAAGGAGATGAACGGGAATTCTTTAACACTCTAAAATTGGTGAAGAGCATTGACCTTTCAAGCAACAATTTAGCAGGACAAATCCCATACGAAATTACCAATCTTCATGACTTGATTTCTCTAAACTTGTCAAACAACGATCTATTTGGAGATATTCCACAGAAAATTGGTGAGATGAAAAATCTTTTGACTTTGGATTTATCTAGAAACAATTTTTCAGGGCAGATACCATCAAGCATGTCTCGGATGAGCTTACTGAATTACCTAGACATGTCATTTAATAACTTGACAGGGAGAATCCCATCTAGCACACAGCTCCAGTCCTTTGAACCTTCAAGATACGATGGAAATGTAGGACTATGTGGACCTCCTCTTAACAAAAAATGTCCTGAGGATGAAGATTTAAAAGTGCCACCTGTCGTTGGTGAAAGTGTGGGTGATGGGGAAGGTGGAGATGAAATTTGGGGATGGTTCTATATTGGTGGGGGGACCGGTTTTGCTACTGGATTTTGGATAGCATGTGGTGCTTTACTTGTCAACCGTCGTGGAAGACATGCTTTTTTTCACTGTTATGATAACTTCAAAGACAGGGTTTATGTGAAGATAGTGGCATTCATATCAAATTTACAAAAGGCTCGACAGATGTAG